In Paenibacillus larvae subsp. larvae, the following proteins share a genomic window:
- a CDS encoding alkaline phosphatase family protein: MIGLKKVIVLLVDSLMPDTLEACIRHKTVPALQFLMDRGRYWPNCVTVFPTMTASVDSSLVTGVYPNIHKVPGLIWYNPEEKTIINYINGWNCIRKIGIRNCAENVLYNLNEKHLSKQVTTLFEELDKMGLTSASINAMVHRSTKKHQVRLPFLLDLFTGFRFKEKISGPDIVTLGAMADKELRQHIPRHLRKAQYLYGINDKYAVSVVKYLIKSGNQPDFMLVYLPDNDHEVHKKNPAHAEEALIRVDAKIQDILSTFASWDEALDQCTVIVISDHGQTRIGKEKKFNIDLDILLKSFRVYQLGEKLENHDLVVCNNERMAYVYPLKEKIHDKVIDQLVADARFDLIAWKEEPGVRVKEGGSGREIYFEKAGIITDVYQCTWHITGEWSVLDLKNEGDILNYGDYPDALSRLFGALYSQDIPVVIITARPRYELKSRYYPTHLNGGSHGSLHKYDSLIPLIVTGTKHPVKEPPRLVDLKQFIIEQFTDKN; this comes from the coding sequence ATGATAGGTTTGAAAAAGGTGATTGTGCTTTTGGTCGATTCTTTGATGCCCGATACTTTAGAGGCTTGTATCCGCCATAAAACAGTTCCGGCCCTGCAATTTTTAATGGATCGGGGAAGATATTGGCCGAATTGTGTCACCGTCTTTCCAACTATGACTGCTTCAGTCGATAGTTCTCTCGTTACAGGAGTTTATCCAAATATTCATAAAGTACCCGGACTAATCTGGTACAACCCGGAGGAAAAAACCATTATCAATTACATAAACGGCTGGAACTGTATCCGGAAAATCGGCATTCGTAATTGTGCGGAGAATGTTCTGTATAACTTAAATGAAAAGCATCTTAGCAAACAAGTGACCACTTTGTTCGAAGAGCTGGACAAAATGGGGTTAACGTCTGCTTCCATCAATGCGATGGTGCACCGAAGTACTAAAAAACATCAAGTCAGGTTGCCGTTTTTACTTGATTTATTTACAGGGTTCCGGTTTAAGGAAAAAATATCCGGCCCGGACATCGTGACCTTGGGCGCAATGGCTGATAAGGAACTGAGACAGCATATCCCCCGGCATTTAAGGAAAGCTCAATACTTGTACGGAATAAACGATAAATACGCGGTAAGTGTTGTAAAGTATCTTATTAAATCCGGCAACCAGCCTGATTTTATGCTTGTTTATCTTCCCGATAATGACCATGAAGTTCATAAGAAAAACCCCGCCCATGCGGAGGAAGCGCTAATTCGGGTTGACGCGAAAATCCAGGATATTTTAAGTACATTTGCTTCTTGGGATGAGGCTTTGGATCAATGCACTGTAATCGTAATTAGCGATCATGGACAGACACGAATCGGTAAAGAAAAGAAATTTAATATTGACCTGGATATATTATTGAAATCTTTTCGGGTTTATCAACTGGGAGAAAAGCTGGAAAATCATGATTTGGTCGTATGTAATAATGAACGTATGGCTTATGTCTATCCGTTAAAGGAGAAAATTCATGATAAAGTTATAGACCAGCTTGTGGCTGATGCACGGTTTGATCTTATCGCCTGGAAAGAGGAACCGGGAGTACGAGTCAAGGAAGGAGGCTCAGGCCGGGAAATTTATTTTGAAAAAGCAGGGATTATTACCGATGTGTACCAGTGTACATGGCATATTACCGGGGAATGGTCGGTATTGGATTTGAAAAATGAAGGGGATATTTTAAATTACGGGGATTATCCGGATGCCCTTTCAAGGTTATTTGGCGCACTCTACTCTCAAGATATTCCTGTGGTTATAATTACAGCCCGCCCCAGGTATGAACTGAAAAGCCGGTATTACCCTACTCATCTGAACGGCGGCAGCCACGGCTCTTTACATAAATATGATTCACTGATCCCCCTTATTGTGACGGGAACGAAGCATCCAGTGAAAGAGCCTCCCCGGCTTGTCGACTTAAAACAATTTATAATAGAACAATTCACCGATAAGAATTAG
- a CDS encoding endonuclease/exonuclease/phosphatase family protein: protein MEFRVVTFNIHHGRGTDRKLNLDRIAQVIEKSQADVIALNEVDKYFSRRSEYTDQLGWLSERLKLDGIFGAAKTNKVSEETDCMIREYGNALLSRFPIVDVKNHNLSVYPIRLEGRALLEVTLLIGGQWLKLYVTHLSLTPFIQSIQADMILNKIIDDHHPMILLGDFNTWPQSKLWRKVTAKLTDVSHSFRKKPCLTFPSFRPRVRLDYIFISHHFHISSAEVITEDPAASDHLPLIATLKF from the coding sequence ATGGAATTTAGAGTAGTTACCTTTAATATTCATCACGGTAGAGGAACAGACCGGAAGCTGAACTTGGACCGGATTGCTCAAGTTATTGAGAAGTCCCAAGCAGATGTCATCGCGCTTAATGAAGTGGATAAATATTTTTCACGGAGAAGCGAGTATACGGACCAGTTAGGCTGGTTGTCAGAGCGTTTAAAACTGGACGGAATTTTTGGCGCGGCAAAAACGAACAAAGTATCCGAAGAAACCGACTGCATGATTAGGGAGTACGGGAACGCTCTTCTATCCCGCTTTCCGATTGTTGATGTTAAGAACCATAACTTGAGTGTATACCCGATAAGACTTGAAGGACGTGCGTTATTGGAGGTCACTTTATTAATTGGCGGACAATGGCTTAAACTATATGTCACTCATTTAAGTCTGACCCCGTTTATACAATCCATACAGGCCGACATGATTTTGAATAAAATAATCGATGATCACCACCCCATGATTTTATTAGGAGATTTCAATACATGGCCTCAGTCTAAATTATGGAGGAAAGTAACGGCAAAGCTTACCGATGTTAGTCACTCATTTAGAAAAAAACCTTGTCTTACGTTCCCTTCGTTTCGGCCCAGAGTACGACTAGATTATATCTTTATCAGCCATCATTTCCATATATCTTCAGCTGAGGTAATCACAGAAGATCCTGCCGCGTCGGATCATTTACCATTAATAGCAACATTGAAGTTTTAG
- a CDS encoding TrmB family transcriptional regulator, producing the protein MLQKFGFSQYESQAYEVVISSDEPLDASAIVKHSGVPKAKIYEVLARLIDKGMIMDSVSEKKKMYTALPLELAIQKLTLEFQSNIKELQSTVSKRTFTDDRVWSLKMQSSIHFQSKQLIEHAKHSIRISAWNDTFPEYLPLLEKKAKQDITIEALAVGDLETKLPNVHFLIPTKEHDALERYLLLIVDDREILFAGVEQESWQAIKTMSQPFVKFFTEFFYHDVALAKITEKHHDFFMNDEEIRSILMKLRY; encoded by the coding sequence ATGCTGCAAAAATTTGGGTTTTCACAATATGAAAGCCAAGCTTATGAAGTTGTAATCTCAAGCGATGAGCCGTTAGATGCATCAGCGATTGTTAAACACTCAGGTGTTCCAAAAGCCAAAATATATGAGGTACTTGCACGACTCATCGACAAGGGTATGATCATGGATTCTGTTTCGGAAAAGAAAAAGATGTATACGGCTTTGCCATTGGAGCTTGCCATTCAGAAGTTAACTCTGGAGTTTCAATCCAATATTAAAGAACTGCAATCAACCGTCTCAAAACGAACTTTTACAGATGATCGTGTCTGGAGCTTGAAAATGCAGTCTTCCATTCACTTCCAAAGTAAACAACTTATCGAGCATGCCAAACATTCCATCCGTATTTCCGCATGGAATGATACATTTCCGGAATATCTTCCTTTACTCGAAAAGAAAGCAAAGCAGGATATTACGATTGAAGCCCTTGCCGTAGGAGACCTGGAAACAAAACTGCCGAACGTTCATTTCCTCATTCCAACTAAAGAACATGATGCATTAGAACGCTACTTACTGCTTATCGTGGATGACCGGGAAATTTTATTTGCCGGGGTTGAACAAGAATCATGGCAAGCAATAAAAACAATGTCACAGCCATTTGTAAAATTCTTTACAGAGTTTTTCTATCATGATGTTGCCCTTGCGAAAATTACCGAAAAACATCATGATTTCTTTATGAATGATGAGGAAATACGCAGCATTTTAATGAAACTGCGATATTAA
- a CDS encoding S1C family serine protease, translating into MNKAKQVTVKLYNGKSHLGKVLWSDPIRDIALIQINSPKTPLPLPLGSSGKSKVGEWVMSIGNPLGLEHSITTGVISATNRTFAFSNSDKVFENIIQTDCAINPGSSGGPLINLNGQVIGMNAFVVKDNQGLGFAIGAAHLEARNTRPKLYCFYIKIMESLEKAFIRMTQKTMR; encoded by the coding sequence GTGAATAAAGCCAAGCAAGTCACCGTGAAGTTATATAATGGAAAATCACACCTGGGGAAAGTGCTCTGGAGTGATCCTATTCGCGATATTGCACTTATCCAAATCAACTCTCCAAAAACTCCTCTTCCATTACCGTTAGGATCTTCAGGAAAAAGTAAAGTGGGTGAATGGGTAATGTCTATAGGAAATCCATTAGGCCTGGAACATTCCATTACGACAGGTGTAATTAGTGCAACAAATAGGACATTTGCATTTTCCAATTCAGACAAGGTATTTGAAAATATTATTCAAACTGACTGTGCCATAAATCCTGGCAGCAGCGGAGGTCCTCTTATTAATCTAAACGGCCAAGTCATCGGTATGAACGCTTTTGTAGTGAAGGATAATCAAGGGCTCGGATTCGCGATTGGCGCAGCCCATCTGGAGGCGCGAAACACCCGACCGAAGCTGTATTGTTTTTATATAAAGATTATGGAGAGCTTAGAAAAGGCGTTTATACGTATGACGCAGAAAACCATGCGTTAA
- a CDS encoding ATP-binding protein yields MGTTDFADCKYIIQVKILGGLIEVRCKHKECLDGIMDFFSTSISYNFAVPDIIIYCDWEQSDRYLYRTSPLDYRGPILEGVFYQLPGDRQVEQWDSYDPPLPPFVKEPFANMFVGLHAAAVKDRQNNAILFIGPKGSGKTTSALQIVNNSDSYELLTDETVFLRRRSLLVEPFPRLVLPRTAIDGEVTKFAMTAREAFRQVARQSAMINHGFFLKRVSGYIGISGISSDEAYRNIVEHYQYAGSSFKESMITLSVVAREVAFSRISYSNYEQLLAILKSVPEYLNNRRIMKITN; encoded by the coding sequence ATGGGGACTACAGACTTTGCTGATTGCAAGTATATAATTCAGGTAAAAATTCTTGGTGGACTGATTGAAGTCAGATGCAAACATAAAGAATGCCTGGATGGAATAATGGATTTCTTCTCCACTTCAATCAGCTATAATTTTGCGGTGCCAGATATAATAATTTATTGTGATTGGGAACAGTCAGACAGATATCTATACAGAACAAGTCCCTTAGACTATAGAGGACCTATTTTAGAAGGGGTGTTTTACCAATTACCCGGAGATAGACAAGTAGAGCAGTGGGACTCGTATGACCCACCTCTGCCGCCCTTTGTAAAAGAACCATTTGCGAATATGTTTGTAGGTCTGCATGCAGCAGCAGTTAAAGATAGGCAGAACAATGCTATTTTATTCATCGGACCCAAAGGCAGCGGTAAGACAACTTCAGCTTTGCAAATCGTCAATAATTCGGACTCCTATGAGCTTTTAACAGATGAAACGGTTTTTTTGAGAAGAAGAAGTTTGCTGGTTGAACCTTTTCCCAGATTAGTGCTTCCAAGAACAGCAATAGACGGTGAAGTAACTAAGTTTGCAATGACTGCTAGAGAAGCTTTTAGACAAGTTGCGCGGCAATCTGCAATGATTAACCACGGTTTTTTTCTCAAAAGAGTAAGCGGCTACATTGGAATTTCAGGAATATCCTCTGATGAAGCTTATAGGAATATCGTTGAGCATTATCAATATGCGGGTTCGAGCTTCAAGGAAAGTATGATCACTTTGAGCGTTGTTGCAAGAGAGGTTGCATTTAGTCGAATAAGCTATAGCAATTATGAACAGCTGCTTGCCATTTTGAAATCGGTTCCTGAATATTTGAATAATAGGCGAATAATGAAAATAACAAATTGA
- a CDS encoding DUF6445 family protein, translating into MLDNLYVVDNFYEDPNSIRNVALHVKYLKFGDNANYPGYESLQAFYTQDHAMKFEELMKRKIYINPDRYIYGKFRYSPDGSKSYSDMHIDSPDWAAMIYLTSDKDCKGGLGIYRHKNTGIFKVPQNREKFKELGYEDFYDMDRRLVVPETKNLAAWELIELIPMRYNRLVLFKGSMYFHSITEKFGTTVEDSRLTHSFFFNEK; encoded by the coding sequence ATGCTGGATAATCTTTATGTAGTAGATAATTTCTATGAAGATCCTAATTCTATTAGGAATGTAGCTTTACATGTGAAATACTTAAAATTCGGCGATAATGCCAATTACCCGGGATATGAGAGCCTCCAGGCATTCTATACCCAAGACCACGCTATGAAATTTGAAGAGTTAATGAAGCGGAAAATATATATTAATCCGGACCGGTATATATACGGAAAGTTCAGATATTCGCCGGACGGCTCTAAATCTTACAGTGATATGCATATTGACAGTCCGGATTGGGCTGCGATGATTTATTTGACCAGCGATAAAGATTGTAAAGGCGGTTTGGGAATTTACCGCCATAAAAATACAGGAATATTTAAAGTGCCACAGAATAGAGAGAAATTTAAGGAATTGGGTTATGAGGACTTTTATGATATGGATCGAAGGCTTGTAGTACCTGAGACTAAAAATTTAGCAGCTTGGGAATTGATAGAATTGATTCCTATGAGATACAATAGGCTGGTTTTATTTAAAGGGTCAATGTATTTTCATTCCATTACTGAAAAGTTTGGAACGACCGTTGAAGATTCCAGATTGACGCACAGTTTCTTCTTCAATGAAAAGTAG
- a CDS encoding transposase: MSRCANGELVSTGWSKFGNYWTFIIPNAPKIKLVMDNLNTHSIASLYQAFEPETARRLAKRLEIHYTPKHGSWLNIAEIELKRDDESMPGTTHTFHIRISS; the protein is encoded by the coding sequence ATGTCGCGGTGCGCGAACGGCGAACTCGTATCGACTGGGTGGAGCAAGTTCGGGAATTATTGGACGTTCATTATCCCAAATGCTCCAAAAATCAAATTAGTAATGGATAATTTAAACACCCACTCCATCGCTTCCCTCTATCAAGCGTTCGAGCCCGAAACGGCCCGTCGCTTGGCTAAACGGTTGGAGATTCATTACACACCGAAGCATGGTAGCTGGCTAAATATCGCAGAGATTGAACTGAAGCGTGATGACGAGTCAATGCCTGGGACGACGCATACCTTCCATATCCGAATTAGTTCTTGA
- a CDS encoding helix-turn-helix domain-containing protein: protein MFQKEKSTYAPDQNPVRLTVEEQASLRALISKGQSSARAIRRAQILLVADENRPGGGSLKELEIAERMQVHVNTVYIVRKAYAQQGWEGAIGRKKRATPPVPPKVTGEVEAKIIALSCSAPPSGRSRWTLELLADRAVELKYIDSISHETVRQVLKKRTQTSPS, encoded by the coding sequence TTGTTCCAAAAAGAGAAGTCGACATATGCGCCCGATCAAAATCCCGTCCGTTTAACCGTGGAAGAACAAGCAAGCTTACGAGCCCTCATTTCCAAAGGCCAATCATCGGCACGAGCCATTAGACGCGCCCAAATCTTGCTGGTAGCCGATGAAAACAGACCCGGCGGTGGTTCTTTGAAGGAGCTAGAGATTGCCGAGCGGATGCAAGTGCACGTGAACACGGTATATATCGTCCGAAAAGCGTATGCCCAGCAAGGCTGGGAAGGCGCCATCGGAAGAAAAAAACGAGCTACGCCGCCGGTTCCACCAAAAGTCACTGGTGAAGTCGAGGCAAAAATCATCGCACTTAGTTGTAGCGCCCCTCCAAGTGGCAGGAGCCGCTGGACACTGGAACTTTTGGCCGATCGAGCGGTAGAGCTGAAATACATCGACAGCATCTCTCACGAGACCGTCAGGCAAGTCTTAAAAAAACGAACTCAAACCTCACCTTCGTAA
- a CDS encoding IS3 family transposase codes for MQLYRFKTKQEAHQAIFRYIEFFYNRKRIHRALGYLSPVQYAALFQNKKKKSA; via the coding sequence ATGCAGCTATATAGGTTTAAGACCAAGCAGGAAGCTCACCAAGCGATATTCAGGTACATTGAATTCTTCTACAATCGTAAAAGAATCCATAGAGCTTTGGGCTATTTGTCGCCTGTTCAGTATGCGGCTCTTTTTCAAAATAAAAAGAAGAAGTCTGCTTAG
- a CDS encoding MFS transporter, whose translation MKASFKVNIPPVFYLWVGQGISSIGSMVYNIALAWYVMKQTGSPLVMGTVLLVGMVPKIVLSIIAGIVGDKVSKKKFLIIVDLLRFTLTTAWGISLIGRTFNLVEVYIFTFSLSMVDAVFNPVYGALIPELIKKDNVTWAASINQMVFRTATILAPSVAGFAIMLLNFSQFVLFNGITFLVGALFTSLLRINAKLIVKIKKSNLFSDLKNGLVYFWGHKLLFWSVFLITLANIAVVSYNVNLVNLIQNELQFSSSDYGVLLTFYSLGSFWAR comes from the coding sequence TTGAAAGCATCATTTAAAGTTAACATCCCTCCAGTCTTTTATTTATGGGTAGGGCAAGGCATTTCCAGTATCGGGTCGATGGTCTACAATATTGCGCTGGCGTGGTATGTGATGAAGCAAACTGGCTCTCCGCTTGTCATGGGGACTGTATTGTTAGTCGGAATGGTTCCCAAGATTGTGCTTTCCATCATTGCCGGGATCGTAGGAGATAAGGTCTCGAAGAAAAAATTCCTAATTATTGTTGATTTGCTGCGATTTACGCTGACCACGGCTTGGGGGATTTCTTTAATTGGCAGAACGTTTAATCTAGTTGAGGTTTATATATTCACCTTTTCGCTGTCAATGGTCGATGCCGTCTTTAATCCGGTATACGGAGCATTGATCCCGGAGTTGATCAAGAAGGATAACGTGACTTGGGCAGCCTCAATCAATCAGATGGTCTTTCGTACAGCAACGATTTTGGCTCCGTCTGTGGCAGGGTTTGCAATCATGCTGCTCAATTTCAGCCAGTTTGTGCTTTTTAATGGCATCACCTTTCTAGTTGGAGCATTATTCACTTCCCTTTTGCGAATAAACGCAAAATTAATCGTTAAGATCAAAAAAAGCAATCTGTTTTCTGATTTAAAAAATGGACTGGTGTATTTTTGGGGCCATAAATTGCTGTTCTGGTCCGTGTTCCTTATTACTTTAGCCAATATCGCCGTCGTCAGTTATAATGTCAATTTAGTAAATCTTATTCAGAACGAGCTCCAGTTCAGCTCCAGTGACTATGGTGTCCTCTTGACATTCTATTCCCTTGGTTCTTTTTGGGCACGATGA
- the fadH gene encoding 2,4-dienoyl-CoA reductase — protein MRGKTVIITGGSSGMGKAMAKRMAKDGASVVITGRSAEKLGEAREEIETFAGQVLTVQMDVRQPEDVQRMVDEAAASFGRIHALINNAAGNFLCAAEDLSINGWNAVINIVLNGTFYCSQAVGKYWIVEGIPGSIINMVATYAWDAGPGVIHSASAKAGVLAMTRTLAVEWGRRYGIRVNAIAPGLIERTGGADKLIASEEEGKRMLDSVPLGRLGMPEEIAGLAAFLLSNDAAYMNGACLTLDGGQSLNQTFV, from the coding sequence ATGAGAGGAAAGACAGTTATCATTACAGGGGGTTCCAGCGGCATGGGTAAGGCAATGGCCAAACGCATGGCGAAGGATGGAGCATCGGTCGTCATTACGGGCCGTTCGGCGGAGAAGCTGGGAGAGGCAAGAGAGGAGATTGAAACGTTTGCAGGACAGGTACTTACTGTGCAAATGGACGTGCGGCAGCCGGAAGATGTACAGCGTATGGTGGACGAAGCAGCTGCTTCTTTTGGACGTATCCATGCGCTGATTAATAACGCGGCTGGCAATTTCTTATGTGCAGCAGAGGACTTATCTATTAATGGCTGGAATGCGGTGATCAACATTGTATTGAACGGAACATTCTATTGCAGTCAGGCAGTCGGTAAGTACTGGATTGTTGAAGGCATTCCGGGGAGCATAATTAATATGGTGGCCACGTATGCTTGGGATGCAGGGCCGGGGGTTATTCATTCAGCGAGCGCCAAAGCAGGCGTATTAGCTATGACGCGCACGCTTGCGGTGGAGTGGGGCCGCCGTTATGGCATCCGGGTCAATGCCATCGCTCCGGGCCTGATCGAGCGAACCGGTGGAGCAGATAAACTTATTGCTTCCGAAGAAGAAGGAAAGCGCATGCTTGATAGCGTGCCGCTTGGCAGATTGGGGATGCCAGAAGAGATTGCGGGACTTGCCGCTTTTTTATTGTCAAACGATGCGGCATATATGAACGGTGCATGTTTGACGCTGGATGGAGGGCAATCGTTGAATCAGACATTTGTGTAA
- a CDS encoding GntR family transcriptional regulator produces MWMAKTLVQAAYIKIKDNIITGKYEEGLRLTEARLVKDLNMSRTPIRNAISRLISEGFINHQSHCGITVAKTATSFEDITEFLEIRLLFLKHSIEKAIKKDNNFDTPGLKKYLEEYKAALEKEDVKTFYDALWKVHELLLIPAENKTMMNIMKHIQGKLLLGSVKHSYIKRKPYVHEQIGLIDNFITYLEENEYEKAFLTFEQITKEIIISLL; encoded by the coding sequence ATGTGGATGGCGAAAACATTGGTACAAGCAGCTTATATTAAAATTAAAGATAATATTATAACAGGCAAATATGAGGAGGGACTTCGTTTAACGGAAGCCAGATTAGTTAAAGATTTAAATATGAGCAGGACTCCGATTCGCAATGCAATTTCCCGTCTAATATCAGAAGGATTCATCAACCATCAAAGTCACTGTGGAATTACCGTAGCCAAGACGGCAACTTCATTTGAGGACATTACTGAATTTTTAGAGATTCGTCTATTATTTCTTAAACACTCTATTGAAAAGGCAATTAAGAAGGATAACAACTTTGATACCCCCGGCTTGAAAAAGTATTTGGAAGAGTATAAAGCTGCTTTGGAGAAGGAAGATGTAAAAACATTTTATGATGCATTGTGGAAAGTACATGAATTGTTGCTGATTCCAGCCGAAAATAAAACGATGATGAACATAATGAAACACATTCAAGGGAAATTACTGCTAGGCTCAGTCAAACATTCCTATATAAAACGAAAACCGTATGTGCATGAACAAATCGGTTTAATTGATAACTTCATTACGTATCTTGAAGAAAATGAATATGAAAAAGCGTTTCTGACATTTGAACAGATAACTAAAGAGATTATTATAAGTTTATTGTAG
- a CDS encoding CBS domain-containing protein — protein MKRLSHEESGAETFYYLHVTNENSRLLGVVFLRELIISSPDSLMKDIMSPQIISVPVDASQSEVLQIIRKYGLFAVPV, from the coding sequence ATGAAGAGGCTTAGTCACGAAGAATCAGGGGCTGAGACCTTTTACTATTTGCATGTGACAAATGAGAACAGCCGATTACTTGGTGTTGTATTCCTGAGAGAATTAATTATTTCCTCACCAGATAGCCTCATGAAGGATATCATGAGTCCGCAGATTATCTCTGTACCGGTTGATGCCAGTCAAAGTGAGGTTCTCCAAATTATTCGGAAATATGGTCTTTTTGCCGTTCCGGTGTGA
- a CDS encoding 2-hydroxyglutaryl-CoA dehydratase activator-like protein, which produces MAVAGSKEKTEERLSLEDKLLNYQREQEKELGLDQENKNQWFDPVPRQFLAKEKPNTTLLFGGLTMAHDYLVEGALKGLGYRVKHLDCPDNESLRLGKEFGNRGQCNPTYFTVGNLIKNLQYLRDVEGKSKEEIIKNYLFVTSGSCGPCRFGTYVTEYRKALRDAGFDGFRVLLFQQTDGLKQATGGESALKLDTSFFLSFLKAVFLGDILNALAYRIRPYEVEAGSTDAALERCKQYIYQALSERRRLRPALTKSRKELEAVRVDRTKVKPKVSIIGEFWAMTTEGDGNYQLQRFLENEGAEVEVQSVTAWILFLIWAGRFDTLKRMNLREADSGKFGLKGINASKRLRMLWIADRAIRVMFRMYARTLGLYRYQLPDMEEIAQVAHEHYNNHLRGGEGHMEVGKLILNVKKRKVNMTISVKPFGCMPSSGVSDGVQSLITEKYPDAIFLPVETTGDGAVNVQSRVQMMLFKAKQAAQNEFDDALSKKRITAEQLQKNLNFTRPLQTSRHVVACTAANGVYGVRGLFNGFSLRRSKNEIQKI; this is translated from the coding sequence ATGGCGGTGGCCGGAAGTAAGGAAAAGACCGAAGAACGGTTATCTCTCGAGGACAAACTGCTGAACTATCAGAGAGAACAGGAAAAGGAGCTGGGATTGGATCAAGAAAACAAAAACCAATGGTTCGATCCTGTTCCCCGACAGTTTTTGGCTAAAGAAAAGCCTAATACAACCCTTCTTTTCGGAGGGCTAACGATGGCTCATGATTATTTGGTGGAAGGAGCGCTCAAGGGATTAGGATATAGGGTGAAGCATTTGGATTGTCCGGACAACGAATCGTTACGCCTAGGTAAAGAGTTCGGTAATCGCGGCCAGTGTAACCCGACATACTTCACGGTCGGAAATTTGATTAAGAACCTGCAATACCTTCGTGATGTGGAGGGGAAATCAAAAGAAGAGATCATCAAAAACTACCTGTTCGTTACGAGCGGTTCCTGCGGCCCGTGCCGCTTCGGGACTTATGTCACGGAATACCGAAAGGCTCTGCGCGATGCGGGTTTTGACGGGTTTCGGGTTCTTTTGTTTCAACAAACGGACGGCTTAAAGCAGGCAACCGGCGGGGAATCCGCCTTGAAATTGGACACATCGTTCTTTTTGAGCTTCCTAAAGGCTGTTTTCCTGGGAGATATCCTGAATGCACTCGCTTACCGCATTCGTCCCTATGAAGTAGAAGCCGGCTCAACGGATGCTGCTCTAGAGCGATGCAAGCAATATATATACCAAGCACTGAGCGAACGCAGGCGACTGAGACCGGCATTGACCAAAAGCCGCAAAGAACTGGAAGCGGTCCGGGTAGACCGCACCAAAGTTAAGCCAAAAGTAAGCATTATCGGTGAGTTTTGGGCCATGACCACTGAGGGAGACGGCAACTATCAGTTGCAGAGATTTTTGGAAAATGAAGGAGCCGAGGTCGAAGTACAATCGGTAACGGCTTGGATCCTGTTTCTCATCTGGGCAGGACGTTTTGATACGTTGAAGCGAATGAACCTGCGTGAGGCCGACTCCGGTAAATTCGGTCTTAAAGGGATAAATGCCTCAAAACGCCTACGTATGCTATGGATCGCCGACCGTGCTATTCGCGTGATGTTCCGAATGTATGCCAGAACTCTCGGACTGTATCGTTATCAACTGCCGGACATGGAGGAGATTGCTCAGGTTGCCCATGAGCATTATAATAACCATCTGCGCGGCGGAGAGGGCCATATGGAAGTTGGGAAACTGATTCTGAACGTTAAAAAACGGAAAGTCAACATGACTATCTCCGTCAAGCCATTTGGCTGCATGCCATCTTCCGGAGTATCCGACGGGGTACAATCCCTCATAACAGAAAAATATCCTGACGCTATTTTTCTGCCGGTCGAAACGACGGGAGACGGGGCGGTTAACGTACAAAGCCGTGTGCAGATGATGTTGTTTAAAGCCAAACAGGCGGCACAGAATGAGTTTGATGACGCGCTGTCGAAAAAAAGAATTACAGCTGAACAACTTCAAAAAAATCTGAATTTTACCCGTCCGCTGCAAACAAGCCGCCATGTTGTCGCATGTACGGCAGCGAATGGGGTATATGGAGTACGCGGGTTATTCAATGGGTTTTCTTTGCGGCGAAGCAAAAATGAAATTCAGAAAATATAA
- a CDS encoding YxeA family protein, translated as MKKSLTFILLAAMFVIVLSGCSLGENIDRYSPFASKTDVYGVVKGEPKLDSKAQENGVTSYSYDLVGYDKDLNKIDLGFGSKEKHPVGTYIKAVKKGSDTRMHDVAVVKKEDVPENILKKLDEK; from the coding sequence ATGAAAAAAAGTCTTACTTTTATATTACTTGCAGCAATGTTTGTCATCGTTTTGTCAGGTTGTTCGCTTGGCGAGAATATCGACCGGTATAGTCCTTTTGCAAGTAAAACAGATGTATATGGTGTAGTCAAAGGGGAACCAAAACTAGATTCAAAAGCACAGGAAAACGGTGTAACATCTTATTCTTATGATTTAGTAGGGTACGATAAAGATTTAAACAAAATTGATTTAGGCTTTGGTTCTAAAGAAAAACATCCAGTCGGAACTTACATCAAAGCTGTAAAAAAAGGCAGTGACACAAGAATGCACGATGTGGCGGTAGTGAAGAAAGAAGACGTTCCGGAAAATATATTAAAAAAGTTAGATGAGAAATAA